The genomic interval CTCGCGGACGAGCGCGGGCTCCGCGTTCTGCTGGATCTCGCCTTCTGGGCGCCGCAGTGGGCGGCGGGCCGCGAGGACGGCGAGCCGACGCCGCGCGCCCGGCGCGGCGTCGACGCCCAGGCCTACGGGCGCTTCGCGACGGCGCTCGCGCGCCGCTACGACGGCACGTTCACGCCGCCCCCCGCGGTGGAGCCGGTCCCGCCGACCGCCGACGGCTCGTTGCTGGACCAGCTGTTCGGGACCGCGCCGCCCCCCGCGGCGAGCGCCCCGTCGGCGGGCCCGCTGCCGCGCGTGGCGCGGTTCAGCCTCTGGAACGAGCCCAACCACCCGGCGTTCCTGCTGCCCCAGACCGCCCGCAGTGCCGACGGCAGCCCGGCGCTCTACCGGCGCATGGTGCGGGCTGCCGACGCGGCGATCCGCGCGGTGCAGCCCGACGCCACCGTGCTCATCGGAGGTCTGGCGTCGAAGGGCACGAACGGCCGCGGGATCGCGCCGCTGCGGTTCGTGCGCGAGCTCGCCTGCGTCGACGGGAAGCTCCGCCCGCTGCGCACGGCGGCCTGCCGTGACTTCCGCCCCGTGCCCGGGGACGGCTTCACGATCCACCCGTACTCGCTGAGCACGCCGCCGGACGCGCGCCCCTCGGCCTCCCAGCCCGACGACACGCCGCTGGGCGCGCTGCCGAAGCTGATCGACACGCTCGACCGGCTCGTCCGCGCCGGGCGCCTCTCGCGCGGCCTGCGTGACGTGTGGATCACCGAGTACGGGTACGAGACCAACCCGCCCGCGCGCACCACGACCTTCGGTCTGGACGACCAGGCCCGGTTCCTGCCGTGGGCGGAGTACCTCGCCTGGCGCCAGCCGCGCGTCCGGGCGTTCGCGCAGTTCCTGCTGCGCGACCTCCCGCCGGCCGCCTCCGTGCAGGGCCAGAGCGACCGGCGCGCGTTCGGCCAGTGGGAGTCCGGGCTGCTGTTCGCCGACGGCACCGACAAGCCCGCCGCGGCCGCGTTCGCCGCCGGCCTGTTCGTGCGCCCCGCCGACCGGACGGGGCGTCGCCTCGCGGTCTGGGGCCGGCTGCGCACCGGCACGGGCCTGCGCACGGTGGTCCTCGAGGCGCGCGCGCCGCGCGGCACCTGGCGGCGGCTGCCGGGGACGGTGCGGACCCGCAGCGGCGTCGTCACCCGTACGCTCCCGGCGGCCGGGATCGCGCGCGGCTCGCTCGTGCGGATGCGCGTGACGGCCGCGGACGGGACGGTCTCCGTGAGCCCCGCGTTCCCCGTCCTGCACCGCCCGAGTCCCCTGCGCTGAATCCCCGCAGATTGCGGGAACGGCCGCCGGTTCCGTCCTCGCCGCGGCCTACCGTGGGCGGCGTCGATGGACGCGCGCCTGGACATCCCCGCCTGCCCGACCGACGCCGTGCGGACGCTGCGCGAGCAGCTCGGGGTCAGCGACGCGGTCGCGCAGATCCTCGTGCGACGCGGCCTGCACGACCCGGAGGTCGCACAGGCCTGGCTGCGCGCCGAGGAGCGCCACGATCCGTCCGCGTTCGCGGGGATCGACGACGCGGTCGCGCTGATCCTGCTGCACGTGCGGGCCGGCTCGCGGATCACGATCCACGGGGACTACGACGTCGACGGCGTGACCTCGACGGCGATCCTGCTGCGCGCCCTGCACACCTGGCAGGCCACGGTCGATCACCTCCTGCCCGACCGGCAGGCCGACGGCTACGGCCTCACGCACGCCACGATCGACCGCCTGCGCGCCCGCGGGACGCAGCTGCTGATCACGGTCGACTGCGCGATCACCGCGGTCGACGAGGTCGCCGCCGCTCGGGCGGCCGGGATCGACGTGATCGTCACCGACCACCACACGCCCCGGGCCGACGGCGTGCTGCCCGACGCGCTGATCGTCCACCCGGGGGTCTGCGGCTACCCGTTCCGGGACCTCTGCGCGGCCGCGGTCGCCCACAAGCTCGCCGTCGCCGTGCACCGCGCCGCGGGCGGCGACCCGGCGCGCGCCGACGCGGACCTCGACCTCGTCGCGCTCGCGACGGTCGCGGACTGCGTGCCGCTGCACGGCGAGAACCGCCGGCTCGTCCGCGAGGGGCTCGGCGCGCTCGCCACCACCCGCAAGCCGGGCCTGCGCGCGCTGATGCGCGTCTCGCGGGTGGACCCGTCCACGATGGACGCGACCGACATCGGCTTCCGTCTCGCGCCGCGGCTGAACGCCGCCGGGCGCGTCGCCCGGCCGGACGCCGCGCTGGAGCTGCTGCTGACGCCCGACGAGGACCGCGCCGAGCGGATCGCCGAGGAGCTCGACCGCCACAACGCGGACCGCCGCCACACCGAGGAGCGGATTCGCTTCGACGCCGAGCGCCAGATCGCCGAGCTGGGGGAGCGTCCCGCCTACGTGCTGTGGGGGGAGGACTGGCACTCGGGGGTGATCGGGATCGTCGCCTCGCGGATCGCCGAGCGCCACCGCCGGCCCGTGCTGCTCGTCGCCGTCCGCGACGGGGAGGGCACGGGCAGCGGCCGCTCGATCCCGGCGTTCGACCTGCTCGCGGGCCTCGACGCGTGCGCCGGGCACCTGCTGCGCTACGGCGGGCACCGCGCGGCGGCGGGCTGCACGGTCGCCGCGGACGCCCTCCCGGCGCTGCGCGCCGCGTTCGAGGCGCACGCCGCCGCCGTCCTGCGCCCGGAGGATCTCGTGCCGGTGGCCCGCGTCGACGCGGTCGTCGCGGGGATCGAGCTCGGCCTCGAACTCGCCGAGGAGCTGCAGCGGCTGGCGCCGTTCGGGGAGGGCAACCCGGAGCCGTCGCTGCTGCTGCCCGCGTGTCGCATGCTCGACGTGCGACCGATGGGCGAGGGGCGGCACCTGCGCTTCGCGGTCCACGCCGGGGGCGTGTCGGCCCGCGCGGTCGCGTTCGGTCGCAGCGAGCTGCCCGACGGCGCCGACGTCGCCGTGGACGCGACCTTCTCGCTGACGGTCAACCGCTGGAACGGCGCGGTCGAGCCGCAGCTGCAGCTGCGCCACGCCACCGCTCCGGCGTGCGCCGCGATCACCTGCGTCGACGACGCCGACGACTGGGAGCCGGCGCTGCGCGCCGCGCTCACGGGGGGCGCGCCGTCGGCGTACGCGACGCTCGCCCCGCCCGCGGCGCGCCGCACGGTCCTGGACCGGCGCGGCCAGGGCCTGCTCGGCACGGTCGCGGCCCTCGTCGCCAGCGGCGAGCCGGTGCTCGTCCTGACCGCCGACACGGCCAGCCGCCACCGCCATCTGCGTGGGCGCATCGGCGGCTTCACGCTCGCCTCGCACGAGGCGGCGCTCGCCGACCCGGCGCTGCGCGCGGCGCACCGGCACCTCGTGCTGCTCGATCCGCCGGCGCATCCGGCGATGCTCGAGGCGCTGCACGCCGGGAGCGCCGACCAGCTCGTCCACCACGCGTGGGGGCCCACCGAGGAGGGCTTCGCCGGCCGCGTCCACGAGCACCTCCACACCCTGCGCGAGCCGCTCGCCGACGTCTACCGGGCGCTGCGGGCCGGGACGGGCCTGCGGGACGCCCTGCGCGGGGACGGCGAGCGCCCGCGTCACGCGGTGCTCGCGGCGCGCCTGCTGCTCGTGCTCGAGGAGGCGGGCCTGGCGCGGGTCGACCGGGTCGCGCTCACGGCGGAGCTCCTGCCCAGCGGCCGCGTGGACCTGTCGGTGTCGGCCTGCTTCCGCGCCTGCGAGGAGCGCCGGGCGGCCGTCGCCGACCGAGCGACGCCGCCGCTCTCCCCGCCGCGCGAGCCGGTCGCCGCCTGACCGGCCCGGCGGCCTTCCGGGCCCCGACCGGCGGGCAGGACGCCTGGACCGTCGGCAGGTATCGGATCCGGCCCACCCCTGAGCTACGCTTGGGGCCGGATGGAGACCGCCACGACGACCCGTACGCCGCCGCGTGACTGACCGCTCGAACATCGGTGAGCGCCGTCCCGTGGGCGCGGTCGCGGACCCGGCGACCCACCCGTCGGTCGACCGCAAGGACCTCACCGAGACCGAGACGCGGCTGCTGTCCGACCTCTTCGCGATCGTCGAGGAGCACGCGGACGACGCGGCCGTCGCGGTCGACCGCGAGCGCGTCGAGGACGCGTTCGTGTTCGCCTGCGAGCACCACGCCGACCAGCGCCGCAAGTCCGGCGAGGAGTTCATCGTCCACCCGGTCGGCGTCGCGAAGATCTGCGCGGGCATGCGGCTCGACACCGAGACGCTCGTCGCCGCGCTCCTGCACGACACGGTCGAGGACACGTCCGCCTCCCTGGAGGAGGTCCGCGTCCGCTACGGCGACGAGGTCGCCGCGCTCGTCGACGGCGTCACGAAGCTCACGGGCATCACGTTCCAGTCGCGCGACGAGGCGCAGGCGGAGAACTACCGCAAGATGATGGTCGCGATGGCCTCGGACGTCCGGGTCATCCTGATCAAGCTCGCCGACCGCCTGCACAACATGCGGACGATCGCCGCGATGCCGAAGCAGAAGCAGATCGACAAGGCGAAGGAGACCCTGGAGATCTACGGGCCGATCGCGCACCGGCTCGGCATCCACGCGATCAAGTGGGAGCTCGAGGACCTCGCGTTCGCGACCCTGCACCCGCGCAAGTACCAGGAGATCAAGGGCCTGGTCAACCAGCAGCGCGACGAGCGTGAGACGTACGTCTCGAAGGCGGGCGCCTACCTGGCCCGCGAGCTCGAGGCGCTCGGCATCGACGCGGAGATCTCCGGCCGCGCCAAGCACTTCTACTCCATCTACACCAAGATGACGAAGAAGGGCCGGGAGTTCAACGAGATCTACGACCTCACGGCCATGCGGGTCATCGTCGAGTCGGTGAAGGACTGCTACGGCGCGGTCGGCGTCATCCACAGCCTGTGGAAGCCGCTGCCGGGCCGCTTCAAGGACTTCATCGCGATGCCGAAGTTCAACATGTACCAGTCGCTGCACACGACGGTGATCGGGCCCGAGGGCCTGCCGCTGGAGATCCAGATCCGCACCGTCGAGATGCACGCGATGGCGGAGTTCGGCGTCGCCGCGCACTGGATCTACAAGCAGGGTCGTGACGGCGGCCGGCCGGTCGGTCCGCCGGTCTCGGCCAACGGCAAGGAGAAGCTCGACTGGCTGCGGTCGATGCTCGACGAGCAGCAGGACGACGCCGATCCGCGCGAGTTCATGGAGCAGGTGAAGGCCGAGCTCGTCACCGAGGAGGTCTTCGTCTTCACGCCGAAGGGCGAGGTGAAGTCGCTGGCGGCGGGGGCGACACCGCTGGACTTCGCCTACGAGGTGCATACCGACGTCGGGCACCGCTGCGTCGGCGCGCGCGTGAACGGCAAGATCGTGCCGCTGCACTACGAGCTGCGCTCGGGCGACATCGTCGAGATCCTCACCTCCAAGCGCGACCGTGGGCCGTCCCGCGACTGGCTGGCGCTCGTGCGCACGACCCGTGCGCGGAACAAGATCAAGGCCTGGTTCAAGGCCGAGTCGCGCGAGGACACCGAGCACACCGGCCGCGACCTGCTGCAGGAGCAGTTCAAGAAGGCCGGCCTGCCCGCCCAGAAGATCACCGGATCGCCGCTGCTGGCGGACGTGATCCGCGAGATGGGCTTCAAGAAGGCCGACGACTTCTACATCGCGCTCGGCGCGGCGAAGATCAGCCCGAAGGTCGTCACGAACAAGGTGCTCGCGCGGCTGAAGGCCGGCGAGGCCGCGGAGGGGGAGGAGACGGCGGCCGAGTCGCTCATCTCCACCCGGCGCCAGCGGCGGCAGCCGACCGGGACGTCCTCGAGCTACGGCATCGTGGTCGAGGGCGTCGAGAACGTGCAGCTGCGCCTGGCGAAGTGCTGCCGTCCGGTTCCGGGCGACCCGATCGTCGGCTACGTCAGCCTCGGCCGTGGCATCACGATCCACCGCGACGACTGCCCGAACTCCGCGGCGCTGCGAAAGGACCCGGAGCGGTTCGTGCGCGTGCACTGGGAGGGCGACCACGAGAGCTCGTTCCGCGTCGAGCTGCAGGTCGACGCCTGGGACCGCCACCGCCTGCTGGAGGACCTCTCGCGGACCTTCGCCGAGGGTGGGCTGAACATCGTCGAGGCCCGCTGCATCGTCAGCCCCCCGATGGTGCAGAACCGCTTCGTCGTCGAGGTCGGCGACACCAAGGCCCTGAAGGCCACGATCACCCGTCTGCGCAACATCGACAGCGTGTTCGACGCGTACCGCGTCACACCGGGAGCAGGATGAGCATGAGCACCACCCGCCGGACCACCGTGGTGACCCTCGCGGCCCTGACCGCCGCCGGCGCCCTCGCCGCCACCCCCGCGGGGGCGGACCTCGTCGTGCAGCAGTCGCTGGCGGGCATCTCGCCGGGCATGACCCGCGCGCAGGTCGAGGCGGTCCTCGGCGCCCCGCAGAAGGTCACGACGCGGCCCGACGACATCATGGGCTCCTACGACGAGCTGCGCTACGGCCTGACAAAGGTGTCGATCAGCGGCGGCGAGGAGGGATCGGTGTTCTCGATCTCGACGACCTCGAAGAAGCAGCGCACGAGCTCCGGAGTGGGGGTCGGCACGACCGAGAAGACGCTGCGCCGCAAGGTCAAGGGGCTGCGCTGCTCGACGTACGCGGGCCGGTTCCGCATCTGCATGGTCGGGCGCCTCACGCCCGGGCAGACCGTCACGGACTTCCGCATCGGGAAGACGTCGAAGAAGGTCGTGAGCATCCAGCTGGGCCTGGTCATCGACTAGATGGCTGCGCTGGTCACCTCGCTCGCGGGGCTGCTGTGCCTCGCGCTCGCCGCCTACCAGGAGGTCCGCACCGCGCGGACGGCGGGCGTGTCGGTCGCGACGCTGGAGCGCCCGCCTGCCCTGCGCTACCTGCTGATCGCCTTCCCGTTCCTGTTCGTGGTCAGCGCGCTGGGGGAGGAGCACCTCCTGCTCGGCGTCGGGCTCGCGGTGCTCGCCCAGTCCGCCTACGTCACCTGGTGGCGTGGGCAGCGGCGTGCCTGAGCGGCTCGTCCGCCCGGCGGGGCCGCTGCGCGACGAGCGGGTCGTCCTGCGCCGGTGGCGTGTGGAGGACCTGCCCGACGTGCACCTCGGGATGCAGGACCCGGAGGTGCCCCGGTGGACGCGGATCCCGGAGGGCAACCCGCCGCACGAGGTGCGCCGCTACCTCGACGGGCAGCCCCGGGCGCAGGCGGACGGCGCTGAGCTGGTGTTCGCGCTGGCCGACCCGGTCGACGACCGCTTCCTCGGCTCGATCTCGCTGCTGCGCGTCGTGCTCGAGGAGCACCGGGCCGAGGTCGGGTACTGGCTGGCGCCGTGGGGCCGCGGGCGCGGCGTGCTCACGAGCGCGCTGCGCCTCCTGAGCCGCTGGGCGCTCACGGACGGCGGCTTCGCGCGGCTGGAGCTGCGGATCGACCAGCGCAACGCGCCGTCCCTGGCCGTCGGGGAGCGCGCCGGCTACGTCCGCGAGGGCGTGATGCGGTCGGTGCAGGAGCACCGCGGCGAGCGCATCGACCTCGTGCTGCTGTCGCTGCTGCCCAGCGACCTTCCGAGCGCCCCGGCCCCCGGTCGAGCGCCCAGCATCCCATGATGAGACGATGTCTCATCATGGGATCCGTCGCGTCGACCCGTCCGCTGCCCGCCTTGCTCCTCACCGGCTTCCTCGGTGCGGGCAAGACCACCGCGCTGAACGCCCTCATGGCGGCCCGGCCCGACCTGCGCGTGGGCGTGATCGAGAACGAGGCCGGCGCCGAGGGCGTCGACAGCGACCTGCTGCAGGGGGCCGCGCGCGTGGTCGAGATCGCGGGCGGCTGCGCCTGCTGCACGGTCCGCGGCGCGCTCTCGTCGGCGCTGGAGCTGCTGGCCGAGCGCACCGACGAGCTCGACCTCGTCGTGGTGGAGGCCTCCGGGATCGCGGATCCCGTGCCGATCGCGCAGGCGTTCCAGGTCCCGGCGGTCCGCGGCGCGATCCGGATCGCCGCGACCGTGTGCGTCGTCGACGTGCCCGCGGTCGCGGCGGCGGACCTGCTGCCCCACGTCTGGGGGCGCCAGCTGCGCTTCGCCGACCAGGTGCTGCTGACCAAGGCCGACCGCGTCTCGGGGCCGCGCCTCGCCGCCGTGCGGCGGCGCGTCCGCGAGCACGCGCCGCACGCCGGGTTCGTCGCCGGCCTGGACGACCCCGCGGTGCTCGCGCCCGGCGCGACCGGCGCACCGCCGGTCATCGACGCGCCGCGGGCGTCCGACCCGTCCGCCTCCTCCGCGGCCGGCGACGGGCACGGGTTCGCCGCGCACGCGCTGCGCGTCGCGACGCCGCTGGACGCCCACCGGCTCGAGATCTGGGTCCGCGAGGCGGTGCGCCGCCCCGGGGTCCTGCGGGTCAAGGGCGTCGTCGCGGTCCGCGGACGGCGCCGTCCCGTGGTGGTGCAGGGCACGCCGCAGGGCGTCGCGCTCGCGGAGGCCCGTGGTCCCGTGTCGGCGCGGGGGAGCCGCCTCGTCGTGATCGGCACCGACCTCGACCCGGTGGCGCTGCAGGCAGAGCTCGACGGGTGCGCCGGCGCGCGGCCGGACCGCGCGCCGGGAGCGGGTCAGGCGACGACGGTCAGCGCGCCGGGCGTCAGCGCGTAGACGGCCTCGTCCACGACGCCGATGGAGTCCCCGTCGACCTGCAGCGGCAGCGGGCGGTCGTCGGTGCTGCGGATCGTCACCGTCGGCACGGACTGGAAGCTGCTGACCGCCCGGTGACCGGTGATCTGCGCCCGCGGCGAGAAGAGACGGAACATGATCCCCGGCATGACCGTCGGCGTGGTGCGCTGGAGCACGATGCCGCTGAGCGTCCCGGAGTCGAGCCGCTGTCCGGGCACGAGCGCGATCGGGTAGTCCTTGAAGAACGTGAACGGGTCGCTGTTCTGGATGATCGCGGTGACCCCCGGGTGCACGGTCCCGTCCGGCAGCACCGCCTCCAGCCGCGGCGGCCTGACGACGTAGTCCTTCACGAACGTCGTGACGCCCGCGTAGGTGAAGTAGAACGGCCCGAAGCGGCGCTTCATCCGCGGGTGCGCGTCGACGCGCGCGACGACGCTGGCGTCGAGCCCGACGCCGCTGGAGAACGTGAACCAGCGGTCGTTGACCTTCGCCAGGTCGACCTTGCGCGGCGCCCACGTGTCGGCGATCCGCAGCAGGTGCTCGGTCGCGTCGACGATGTCGCCGGGGATGCCGAGCATCTTGCAGTAGACGTTGGTCGCCCCGCCCGGGAGCGTGGTCAGCGGGGTGGAGGAGCCGGCGAGGCCGTTGGCGGCCTCGTTGAGCGTGCCATCCCCGCCGAACGCGACGACGACGTCGTAGCCCTCGGCGGCCGCCTCGCGGCACAGCTCGGTGGCGTGGTCGCGCTTCTGCGTGTCGATCGCGTCGACGTCGTAGCGGCCCTGCAGCGCGTAGACGACGAGGTTGCGCAGGCGGTCGCTGACCGTCGTCGCGTACGGGTTGACGATCACCAGCATGCGCTTGCGCTGCACCGGGCGATCGCTGGCGAACGCATCACCGAGACGTTCGAGCGACTGGAGCTGGAGCGGGGCGGCCACGACTCGACCTACTCCCGTCGCGCGCCCGCGTTACGGGCTAGAGCAGCGGGGTGCGGGCCCGCACGGACCCGGCGGCGAGGCTCGCCGCGCCGACGGCGTCCGCTGCGACGTTCGCGGCGGCGACCGCCGGCCCGCGCCGGACGCCCCAGGGCCGCACGTGCGGCCAGAGGATCCGCACGTACGGGACGGCCGCCAGCAGCGGCCACGGGCGCCGCCGCACGACGGCGGCGACGGTCGCGACCGCCGCGAGGTCGAACGCGGCACTGCGCCGGGTGAGGAACAGCCGCCGGAAGCAGAAGCCGTCACGCAGCTCGGGGATGCGGGCGACGAGCGCGGGGAAGAACCGCAGCCGCGCCCGCTCGAGCACGAACGAGCGGGCCGTGCCCGGCAGCACGGCGTGGTGCACGAGCGCGTCGGGGGCGAAGGCGACGCGCGCGCCCGCCCGGACCGCGCGCCAGCCGAACCACGCGTCCTCCCCGAGCTCCTTGGCGGTGGCGGTGCCCAGCCAGCTCTCGAAGCCGCCGAGCGCGTCGAACCGCGCCCGGGTCACGAGCAGGTTCGCGGTCTCGTACAGCTGGGTCGGCTGCCCGACGCGCACGGTGCGGTCGAAGGGGCCGACCGGCACGTCGGGCGGCGGGCCGACCGCGCCCTGCACGAGCTCGGCGCCGTCGTGGAGGGCGCGCAGGCCGGCCGCGAGCCAGTCGGGGGTGGGGGCGCAGTCGGCGTCGGTGAACGCGAGGACCTCGCCGCGGGCGTGCGCGGCGCCCCGGTTGCGGGCGGCGGCAGGCCCGACCCCGGTGCTCGCGAGCACCGTGACCGGGAGCGGGTGCGCGGCCGCGAGCGCCGCGGTGGCGTCGGTGGAGCGGTCGTCCACGAGCACGTGCTCGACCGTCCAGCCCTCGGGTGCGCGGACCGCGGCGAGCGCGTCGAGCAGAGCGAAGAGCGTCGCGGCGGCGTTGCGCGCGGGCACGACGACGCTGACGGTCCGAGGGCTCATCGCGCGGGGGACGGTACCCGGCGGCGCGGCGCTCGGTACGGTGGCCGTGATGTCCGACCCCCGCCACATGGCCGAGTTCTGGGACGAGCGCGCCCGCGAGGACGCGCTGTTCTTCGTCGACGACCGCCTGCGCTACGACCCGGCGCGCGCCGAGGGCGACGAGACCTGGTTCTGGGCGGAGGGCGAGCGGCTGCTGGACGAGCTCTTCACGCGCGCGGGCGCCCCGGCGATCGACCCGGGCGCCACGACCCTGGACGTCGGCTGCGGCGTCGGCCGGTTCACGCGCGTCCTGGCGCAGCGCTCGGTGCAGGTCCACGGCGTCGACGTCAGCGCGGAGATGCTCGACCGCGCCCGCCGGCTGCTGGGCTCCCACGCCAACGTGCAGCTGCACCAGGGGGACGGCGTGTCGCTGCCGCTGCCGGACGGAAGCGTCGACGTGGCGATCTCGTTCGTCGTCTTCCAGCACATCCCCGACCCGCGGATCACGCTCGGCTACGTGCGCGAGCTCGGTCGGGTGCTGCGCCCGGGCGGCTGGCTGTGCATCCAGCTGAGCAACGACCCGTCGGTGCACCGGTCCGACCGGGCGGACGTGCCGCGTCCGCGGCTGCGCGACCGGCTGCTCGGCCGCGTGCCGAAGGGCACCGACGATCCGGCCTGGCTCGGGTCCGCCGTGACGCTCGAGCAGCTGGACGAGGCGCTGGCGGACGCCGGGCTGCGCAGCGAGCACCGCAGCGGGCAGGGCACGCAGTACCTGCTCGAGCGCGCCGTCAAGGCCGCCTGAGCGGCCGGACGGTCACAGCCAGCCGCGGCGGCGGAACAGGTAGAACATCCCGCCGAGCAGCCCGACCATGAACGCGATCACGATCCAGAACGCGGTGATCGAGTCCTGGCCGGGGACGTGCACGTTCATCCCGAAGATGCTCGCCACGAACGTCAGCGGCAGCATCACGGCGCTGAACGCGGTGAGCACGCGCAGGACGTCGTTGAGCTGGTGCGAGAGCACCGACTCGTTCGTGCTCTCGAGGCCCTCGACGACCTCCTTGAAGTTCTCGAGCATGTCCCAGATCCGCTCCGACGCGTCGTTGATGTCGTCGAAGTAGATGTCGAGGTCGTCGGGGATGTACCGCTTCGTGCGCTCGAGGTCGGCGAGCGCGGAGCGCTGCGGCCGCACGATCTTGCGGAAGTTGATGATCTCCTGCTTGGCGTTGGAGAGGTCGCGCACGATCTCCCCGGAGCGGCCCTCGAAGATGTCCTCCTCGAGCCGCTCGAGCTTGTTGCCGATCTTGCGCAGCATCGGGAACGACGCGTCGACGCAGTCGTCGACGATCTTGTAGAGCAGGTAGCCGGCGCCCTTGCCGAACAGCGACGCGCGGACGTCGTCGCGCTGCTGGGCCTGGGTGAAGAGGTACTCCAGCGGCTGGATCGGCTGGTTGGGCAGCGTGATCACGAAATCGGGGCCGACGAACACGTCGACCTCGGCGGCGTTCAGCCGGCCAACCTGCTTGTCGAAGGCGGGGAAGTGCAGGACGACGAACAGGTAGTCCTCGTACTCGTCGACCTTCGGGCGCTGGTTGCGCGAGAAGACGTCCTCGTAGTCGAGCGGGTGGAAGGCGAAGTGCTCCTCCAGCCACGCCCGGTCGACCTGGCGCGGCTGGACGATGTTCACCCAGCGCAGGCCGTCGTGCTCGACGACCTCGACGTTCGGGGTCTCAGGCTCCGGAGCGTGCGCGACGGCCGAGCCGCGACCGCGAGCCGGCCGCCGCAGGCGGGGCTTGGGCAGGCTGGGCATCGGGACTTCGGGGCTCGTCGGTCATCGGGGGCACCGCCCTCCATCCTACCGCCGTCCCGTCCTGGCCTGAACCCCCGGACGTGAACGAGCGGTGAAGCGGGCCGCCAGTTCGCGGCACGACGCGCGTTGCAGCAGGCATGCCACGGATCGGCCGTCTCCTCCCTGCGCTCGCCGTCGTCGCCCTCGGGGGCTGCGGGTCCGCCACGCCGGACCCCGTCGCCGGCCGGCTCGCCGAGATCGAGCGCGCGAACGGTGACGGTGCACGGGCACGCCTCGTACGGGTGCTGCGCGCCGAAGACGGGCCGATCGTCGTCGCCGAGGTGCGGCAGCCCGTCGGTCCGGCCGACTGCCCGTCGGCGCGCTGCCCGACGCTGAGCGTCCGCGGTCCCCGGTCCGGGAGGAGCACCCGGTTCGTGGCCGGCTGGGCGGTGGAGGTCCGTGCGGAGCGCGACGGCGCCCACGACGTCGTGTACGGGGCCGCGATCCCGGCCGCCCGTGCCGTCGAGCTGCCGCTGCGCGGCGGACGGCGCGCCGTCGTGCGCCTGGGGCGCTCGCGGCCGGGCAGCCGGCGGACGGTGTTCGC from Paraconexibacter algicola carries:
- a CDS encoding alpha-amylase family protein — encoded protein: MARSRTIARHRRSAAGLAMLGVVAGALGAGTAPAFAARGPLATIVQDDAQLLHRAPEQVAASLDRLRDLGVDTVRITAGWSVLTRDADTDAIPADFDQTDPAAYEQARFTGLDTAIRLADERGLRVLLDLAFWAPQWAAGREDGEPTPRARRGVDAQAYGRFATALARRYDGTFTPPPAVEPVPPTADGSLLDQLFGTAPPPAASAPSAGPLPRVARFSLWNEPNHPAFLLPQTARSADGSPALYRRMVRAADAAIRAVQPDATVLIGGLASKGTNGRGIAPLRFVRELACVDGKLRPLRTAACRDFRPVPGDGFTIHPYSLSTPPDARPSASQPDDTPLGALPKLIDTLDRLVRAGRLSRGLRDVWITEYGYETNPPARTTTFGLDDQARFLPWAEYLAWRQPRVRAFAQFLLRDLPPAASVQGQSDRRAFGQWESGLLFADGTDKPAAAAFAAGLFVRPADRTGRRLAVWGRLRTGTGLRTVVLEARAPRGTWRRLPGTVRTRSGVVTRTLPAAGIARGSLVRMRVTAADGTVSVSPAFPVLHRPSPLR
- the recJ gene encoding single-stranded-DNA-specific exonuclease RecJ, whose amino-acid sequence is MDARLDIPACPTDAVRTLREQLGVSDAVAQILVRRGLHDPEVAQAWLRAEERHDPSAFAGIDDAVALILLHVRAGSRITIHGDYDVDGVTSTAILLRALHTWQATVDHLLPDRQADGYGLTHATIDRLRARGTQLLITVDCAITAVDEVAAARAAGIDVIVTDHHTPRADGVLPDALIVHPGVCGYPFRDLCAAAVAHKLAVAVHRAAGGDPARADADLDLVALATVADCVPLHGENRRLVREGLGALATTRKPGLRALMRVSRVDPSTMDATDIGFRLAPRLNAAGRVARPDAALELLLTPDEDRAERIAEELDRHNADRRHTEERIRFDAERQIAELGERPAYVLWGEDWHSGVIGIVASRIAERHRRPVLLVAVRDGEGTGSGRSIPAFDLLAGLDACAGHLLRYGGHRAAAGCTVAADALPALRAAFEAHAAAVLRPEDLVPVARVDAVVAGIELGLELAEELQRLAPFGEGNPEPSLLLPACRMLDVRPMGEGRHLRFAVHAGGVSARAVAFGRSELPDGADVAVDATFSLTVNRWNGAVEPQLQLRHATAPACAAITCVDDADDWEPALRAALTGGAPSAYATLAPPAARRTVLDRRGQGLLGTVAALVASGEPVLVLTADTASRHRHLRGRIGGFTLASHEAALADPALRAAHRHLVLLDPPAHPAMLEALHAGSADQLVHHAWGPTEEGFAGRVHEHLHTLREPLADVYRALRAGTGLRDALRGDGERPRHAVLAARLLLVLEEAGLARVDRVALTAELLPSGRVDLSVSACFRACEERRAAVADRATPPLSPPREPVAA
- a CDS encoding RelA/SpoT family protein, whose product is MTDRSNIGERRPVGAVADPATHPSVDRKDLTETETRLLSDLFAIVEEHADDAAVAVDRERVEDAFVFACEHHADQRRKSGEEFIVHPVGVAKICAGMRLDTETLVAALLHDTVEDTSASLEEVRVRYGDEVAALVDGVTKLTGITFQSRDEAQAENYRKMMVAMASDVRVILIKLADRLHNMRTIAAMPKQKQIDKAKETLEIYGPIAHRLGIHAIKWELEDLAFATLHPRKYQEIKGLVNQQRDERETYVSKAGAYLARELEALGIDAEISGRAKHFYSIYTKMTKKGREFNEIYDLTAMRVIVESVKDCYGAVGVIHSLWKPLPGRFKDFIAMPKFNMYQSLHTTVIGPEGLPLEIQIRTVEMHAMAEFGVAAHWIYKQGRDGGRPVGPPVSANGKEKLDWLRSMLDEQQDDADPREFMEQVKAELVTEEVFVFTPKGEVKSLAAGATPLDFAYEVHTDVGHRCVGARVNGKIVPLHYELRSGDIVEILTSKRDRGPSRDWLALVRTTRARNKIKAWFKAESREDTEHTGRDLLQEQFKKAGLPAQKITGSPLLADVIREMGFKKADDFYIALGAAKISPKVVTNKVLARLKAGEAAEGEETAAESLISTRRQRRQPTGTSSSYGIVVEGVENVQLRLAKCCRPVPGDPIVGYVSLGRGITIHRDDCPNSAALRKDPERFVRVHWEGDHESSFRVELQVDAWDRHRLLEDLSRTFAEGGLNIVEARCIVSPPMVQNRFVVEVGDTKALKATITRLRNIDSVFDAYRVTPGAG
- a CDS encoding GNAT family N-acetyltransferase; this translates as MPERLVRPAGPLRDERVVLRRWRVEDLPDVHLGMQDPEVPRWTRIPEGNPPHEVRRYLDGQPRAQADGAELVFALADPVDDRFLGSISLLRVVLEEHRAEVGYWLAPWGRGRGVLTSALRLLSRWALTDGGFARLELRIDQRNAPSLAVGERAGYVREGVMRSVQEHRGERIDLVLLSLLPSDLPSAPAPGRAPSIP
- a CDS encoding CobW family GTP-binding protein, with the translated sequence MGSVASTRPLPALLLTGFLGAGKTTALNALMAARPDLRVGVIENEAGAEGVDSDLLQGAARVVEIAGGCACCTVRGALSSALELLAERTDELDLVVVEASGIADPVPIAQAFQVPAVRGAIRIAATVCVVDVPAVAAADLLPHVWGRQLRFADQVLLTKADRVSGPRLAAVRRRVREHAPHAGFVAGLDDPAVLAPGATGAPPVIDAPRASDPSASSAAGDGHGFAAHALRVATPLDAHRLEIWVREAVRRPGVLRVKGVVAVRGRRRPVVVQGTPQGVALAEARGPVSARGSRLVVIGTDLDPVALQAELDGCAGARPDRAPGAGQATTVSAPGVSA